The following is a genomic window from Spirosoma foliorum.
TATGTTCGTAACGGGGATGAACCCATTCCTGGGATCAATTTTCATGTTCCTAACGTTGATCATCGCTGTTCCATCGGCCGTTAAAGCATTCAACTACATTACGACGCTGTGGCGGGGTAACATCCGGTTCACACCGGCCATGCTGTTCTCTATCGGTCTGGTATCGTTCTTTATCTCGGGTGGTCTGACAGGTATTATTCTGGGTAACTCAGCGCTTGATATCCAATTGCACGACACGTATTTCGTAGTAGCTCACTTCCACTTAGTAATGGGAGCTGCGTCGGCCTTTGGCTTATTGGCTGGTGTTTATCACTGGTTCCCAAAAATGTTCGGCAAAATGATGAACGAGAAGCTCGGTTATGTTCACTTCTGGTTGACGTTTATCGGTATCTATCTCGTATTCTTCCCAATGCACTACATTGGTATCGCAGGTTTCCCTCGTCGGTACTATGCATTTACGAGCTACGATTTCACGAAGAACATCTTCGCTGATATGAATGCATTCATCAGCTTGGCTGCTATTTTCACCTTCGCAGCTCAGTGGATATTCATCTATAACTTTGTTTATAGCTTAATCAAAGGAAAGAAAGCTCCTCAAAATCCATGGCGGTCAAATACCCTGGAATGGACGGCTCCAATCAATCCTGGACATGGTAACTGGCCTGGTGAAATTCCTGCCGTGTACCGTTGGCCATATGATTATAGCAAGCCAGGTGCCAAGGATGACTTCATTCCTCAAAACGTGCCATATTCACAAACTCCTGAATCTAATCTGCCCCATGAAAATGAGCTGATTGGTTTGGAAAAAGAGATTGAGGCACAAAATCTGAATGACCAGTTCAATCAGCCTCATTAATAAAAAAGAACAGCGTTTTCGGAGCCTGGCTCTACTGACAGTAATTGCTATCTATCTGGTTATATTGGCCGGTGGAATTGTCAGAGGAACAGGCTCCGGAATGGGCTGTCCTGATTGGCCAAAGTGTTTTGGGCGTTGGGTACCACCTACTGAAATTTCGCAACTTCCGGCAAACTATCAGGAGATTTATGGTGCTAAACTGAAAGGAGAAATTGAGTTTAACGCTACAAAGACCTGGATAGAATACGCCAATCGATTAGTAGGTGTTTTATCCGGTTTTTTTGTTTTTGCCACGTTACTATCGTCTATAACCTATCTTCGGAAAGATAAAGCAATCTTCTGGGGAAGTCTGGTCGCATTTCTTTTAATTGGTGTTAATGGATGGTTAGGTTCCCGTGTAGTTGCTACGGAATTAGCTCATTACATGGTTACCATACACATGCTTTTAGCGTTAGTAGTGGTCTTTGCATTACTTTTTATCCTGGTTCGTTCTAACGTTGGTCGATTGCAAATTGATTCTCCTAAGTCTTCCTCGTTAAGCTGGTTATTGTTTACAGCCTTAATCGTGACACTGGGG
Proteins encoded in this region:
- a CDS encoding COX15/CtaA family protein gives rise to the protein MTSSISLINKKEQRFRSLALLTVIAIYLVILAGGIVRGTGSGMGCPDWPKCFGRWVPPTEISQLPANYQEIYGAKLKGEIEFNATKTWIEYANRLVGVLSGFFVFATLLSSITYLRKDKAIFWGSLVAFLLIGVNGWLGSRVVATELAHYMVTIHMLLALVVVFALLFILVRSNVGRLQIDSPKSSSLSWLLFTALIVTLGQIILGTQVRDALDEVVKRLGYSQQDNWIGSLDWRFYVHRSFSLALLIFHVIVVYQLRKTVKGGLVSTLTTALIAVITIEIVSGIIMAYWGVPAFAQPVHLELATILIGLQFSMWLLVTPALIVSGHKSERSRLVEA